The genome window GCATATTCCTCTTGCCATTTATCAGAGAGAAAACTAAACACATACAAGTTTCCTTTTCTGGCCACTTTTTCCCATCAGTAATATTGCATTTGGGATAAATGCAGTTATGACTTAacagtatttcaatggttattatatataaattattggTGTTATTTTCAGGATGGCAAGAAAAGGCACTGTCACTATACATGTGGTGGTCTATGACTATTTGTGGTATGCAACCTTTAAGCAGGCATTAACTGTCATGAGAACCACACAAAACAAACCATGACTCTTAAACAGTAGTTCTACAAATCTAGAGTGGAAAAGCTCCATGTTACAATCTAGTATGTGGACATGCGCTATTCTGTATTCTTTGCAAATTCTACTGTATGGATAAGACTACAGTAATGACTTCAGCCTCGCCCTGAACAGAGACAAGACAAACCAGGTTGTACACCGGGTGTACCGGTCACTAATCTACAGGGCACACAAGGTTGGGGGGAAAAAGGGGAACAGAGGGAAAGGAATCTTGCAACAGAGACGATACAGGACACAGTACATCCATGACAATGGTTCAATGACAGCTACTGTCCTATGGGAAATATAGAATAAACACGCCACAGGCATTCCAGTCAATCAATTCAACGACCACAACATGTCATGCAACTAAAAGTGAAATAGCTCAATATATAGAATGTATTTTATAGTGTGAAAGTTTTACAAACTAGGCTTGATCTCTGCGATGGGAGGTGTTCGAGACCCTGCGAGTCCCTGACTGCCCTCCTTCCCACCAGTCCGCCTACTCCTCCTGCTCCTCTGACTGCCAGAGGCCCTGTCCGTCGTCGCCATCTTTGCCCCTACGGACGGGGCCCCGGCCTCAGCCCTCGAACCTTTACCAGACCTGGACGAGTGGGAGGGCTGGGAAGGTTGAGAAGGCTGCGAGGTGTCTGACAGAGATGTGCTCCGGGAGGTGCTGTCTTCCTCCGACTGATCTGTCTGCTTCTGCTTCTCTTCGTCAGACAGCCGGTCCACCAACTTTATTGTCTCTCCGCTAATGTCTTTAAAGTATTCAATGGTGCGCTTGCAAACCTCGCTAGGCTTCTCCTGTCTGGACGCCCTCTGGCTCGAGACCTTGCTGACCTGATGCCTATCCTTCAATGGTAACCTTGAGGGCAACTTAATGGCTGCTCTTTCTGTACCCAGCGGCCTTGTTGGCACTGATCTAACCCTGACTGATTGAGGTGTGCTAACTGTGGCTGTGGCACTGCTCTTTTTAATGTCTTTGATTGGTATTCTAGACCTGGGTTCTACTTTGGCAATGGCTGGTGCTCCTCTTTTCCTAGTCTCAATTGTCACTGCTTGTTTGGGCTTCTGCTTGCCTATGGCTGTTCCCTGGGTGTGCAACGATCTCCCTGATGCTTTCACTGGAAGCCTGGATCTGGGGAGCTTCACTTCACTGTCTTTAACTGGTTCCCTTTGCTGCTGCACTTGACTTCTTATATCTACTTTCTCTTCTAAATCCCTACAACACAGTGTCTCTACCCTGCTTGCTTTCTGAAGTGTGGGCTCAGAGGAGGACTGCAGGTTGAACACTACACTGCCGCACTGAATGTAGTTGGCCTGAATGCTAGAGGACTCgaggttattgttgttgttgcagtTTTCAGTGGGGTAATCTCTTTTCTCTGAATTGGCCTCTGTGTCTTTACTAGTCTGCCTCTCTGTACACTGGCCTTCTATGCTGATGTATTCTGGCACTACCTGGCCCTCCGATATCTCAGTTTTAAAATCCCCAAGATCCCCTGAGTCTTTTTTCACAGTAATAGAGGCGGTTATGCCCATCTTAATGGGGGTGCGTAATTTGGGGTCAACCTTGGAGGCTGTAATTGTGCATGAGGATGCGGTCTCAGCTATGGCTTCACAGGTGGGTACTTCGATACCAGCATTGCCAGTGTCACTGCCAGGGTGTGAAGGGCTGCATTTGGCTGTTGCTGCTGGTGTTGTGCTGCTGCTGTTGCCTGTGGTTGTATCTATAACCGTCACCTTCCCATCTATTGTGGCCCTCTCCCCTGTTTTTGACTGTGAGGAAACTACACCCAGGATCTTGCCCCCTCTCCCCTTTTCCCCTGTTAGAGGGTCAGAGGAATGCTCACCAATCTGAAAAAACTGAAGCCTCTCTTCAACAAAGTCCCGCTTGCTCATGTCAATAGCACCACTGCGGGTCATCTCAAACATCTTCCCTTCGTGGAAAGGGAAGGGGTTAGGCTCACTAGTTGGTGTGCTCTCGTCAGTCGGCGTTCGAGCAGGGGTTGTGTCGGGTGTTGTGGCCTGTGATTTGTCCTCCACCGACAAACCAAAGGGCTTAGGGTCTTCGTCTTTGGTTTTGGACTCGTAAACTCCCTCATTATCGCTTCCTTTGGTGGACCAGGGGTCAAAGTCAAGGCCTTTTGTGGCTACTGTTTTAAAGGTTGCGTTTAGCTCCTCTTCAAGTTGGTGGCCAAAGTAGTTGTCATCGAAGCTCTGCCTTTCTGGGTGTCTTCCTTCAACAGTGAAGTCTTCCTCTCCACTGCTTTTTGATGAAGACGGGTTGGCTTTAGAAGTTCCATGATTTCCCCCTTCCTCACACTTTTCTTCCTCTATAACTTCGAGCTTGGACTGACCAAATGAGCGTTCAGCTGCTTTTCCATCGTTGGACAGACTGGATGTTTTTAGATCCTCGCTCAGTCCATCGTCATCCTCCTGGAAATCGTAACCATCTAATGAGTCGATCTCAGTAGCATCAGTGTCATGGGAAAACTCAGCAGTGGTTGCAATGGAGCAGTCAGTGATTGATTGGTCATTCCCATTTTGTTCCATGTCTACATCCTCCTCCTTTACGACTCCATTGACGCTAGATTCCTTATTTCCATTCTTCTCTGATCTTCTGGGTTTTGAGCGTTTGTCCCCCTCCTCTTTCATCTTGAAAGTGTACCTTTTGACAGGGATGGGATGGAAGACAGACTCGTCATCACTGGAATCACTGTTGTCGGCTCCGGGAGGAATGGGGGATGGAGGCTGGACCCTGATGATTGGCTCGGCTATGAGGTGCTTGTCATGCTCCTCTTGAAGGTTTACTTCCATCATCTCCGTTTCTGTCTCAGAGGATGCACAAGACTTTCTTTTCTCAGGGTCGGACTGCTCGGTGTCTAAAGGAGGGGGTGGGGGAAACTCTATATAAGGAACTCTTTTCCCCTTGGACTTGTGTTGATCTGCTTCCTGTTTCTTACTGTGGTTCTCTGAGGATGGTTGCTTGGATTTGTCCCTCAAAGTCTCTTTGTAGATAAAAGTCTTCCCGTCTTCCTCTTCAGACTCCTCTGGGATAGGACTTGGCATGCCAGTCATGGAGCCTATCACAGAGTCAGGCATTCTGGAGGCCAGGCTAACTTCCTCTGAGCTTGGGGCCTCGGGGGTAACAGGACTCTTTCCAGAGCTGTCTATGAATGTCACTTGTTCTAGAGTGCCATCTTCAGGGCCACCTTGTGGAGATGTAGACTGCTTTTGTTTGGCACTGTAAAACGTTCCCCTGGTCTCGTGTACTGTCCTACTCTCATGGCTTACTATTTTTTTGTAGGTTCCCAGTTGCCCAGAAGCTGTTTCTTTCTCATACTGCTTACCCACTTGAATGCTGACATACACAGGTAAAGGTTTGATATCTTTGAAACCTTCAGTGACAACTACAGGGGCTCCGTGATCCAAATACTCTACTTGGTCACTGTCAAGACCGTTACATGTGATATTGGACTGGCTACAGTCTGAGTCTGTGGACTTTCCCGACGATCCACAAGTAGATTTGTTGGATTCAAAGCTACTATGTATCGGGTTTCGGGCTAAGATCGGCGTACGAGAGCCATCCTTCTCATGTGATTCAACAGAGGCATCTAACTTTAAAAATGGGGAACTGCGATTTTCTGATAAATTAGATGGCTTTCTTACCGGAATTTGAGATTCCGAGTTTTTTTTTAGACCATCATTGCTATTTTGATTCTCTCTAacaacaaattcagtgtaaatgaTTTTCTTTGACGTTTCTTGTCTTTGAGACTCACTGTTATTGTCATCTTTTATAGAGTCGTGGCCTAATGAATGAGCTAATTTTGGAGATTGAGGTTTATAGGTCCCGTAGCCCTGGCTCTCCCATGTTTTGAATGATTTCTTGTCTTCCGGATTCTTTTCACTAGATTGTTGCCCGGGTGAGAACCTGGACTCGCTTTCAAGAGCTCTTCTCTGGTTTAATGGACTGTCTGGTGTGCTTGGAATGTTTGAACCTGCAAATACCTGGTACACGGGTAGCTTACTTTCGTGAAGCTTCCTAATAGGGGGATTTGGATTTGGACCAACCTGAGAAACCCTACCTTGTTTTTGAGCCTCTTGTTCGAACTTAAGCCTCACTGCACTGACTTTGGATGAAGACATTTGAAAAGGTTTTGAAACTTCACTTGCATTTGATTTGCCATCTCTGGCATCTGAGTCACTATACTGTAGCAGTACTCTCCTCTCTGGGCTGCTGGGTAAACTGGCACATTTTCTTTCACTAGCGCCAAACCTGTCCCTTAGTCTTTCTCTGCTCCACTCTTCCCCACTGGCTCCATTTCTATACACTGATCTCTCTGGGCTGCTGTGTGTAGAACTAGGCCCTGATCGTGATTCTCTAAAGTCTGGCCTGCGAGACTTCTTTTCGGGCGAGGAGAGTTCATCATTAAGCTGCTCTGTCTTATCTCTGAAGAACTGCGAGACCTCACTGAGCTTTTCCTCTGCCTCCTTTACCGTTCTGTCTACTCTTTCCTCGTAAATAAGTTGTTCTCTCTCCTTTCTGTCTGTCTCATCTGTTGATACACGCATCCAGACTGACTGCTTTGGGCTACCAGGTTCAGAGGAATGCTGCAGAAGTGTCATTGTGTCAAAGTTGTCGTCAACGCTGGCCATTCTACCTGATGCGTCAAACACATTTCGCGACGAGCGAAATATATATTCTGTTCTTGGACCTCCTGATCTACCCTCACTTCTGTCTGGTGAGTGGATGTGAGACCTCTCTTTAACATGTTCCTCAATGTCAGGATGGGACTGGTCAAATTGATCAGAGAGTAACATTTTTTCTGCAAAATTATAAGACCCTCCCCTTAGCTCTGATGATTCATCCTCATTGTACTCCACAGATTGCTGGCTAAGCAATTTTAAGGTTTTATACGATTCATCTGCCATTAGTTGGGCTGAGCTAGGACGACTATCTTCTTGTGACATGGGGTTGAATCTGGAGGCGTCAAGATATGTAGGTGGCTCCTCTGGTTCCCAATCTTCTTTCCTAGTTCCTGGGTAGTAATACATCTCATTTTCAGAATGGTTCTTGGTCTCTCTGATGATGACCTCTGTCGGTTCCGTTTTATTGCCCTTTTCAATGTGCACCTCAATTATTCTTTCAACCTTTGGTTTGATGTCTTCAAGGACTCTTTGTGATGTTTCTTCATTGCTCGTTTTGTGCTCAAAAAGTCCAGCGAGCTCCCTAGAAGGGTCCTTCCCTGATTGAAAAGCCTTCATGATGTCGTGAACGGACATAGTTTCCTCGCACCTCTCGGAGACTGCTTCACTTCCAGACGGTTTGTGATAGACCATCCTTGTGGTGGTAGTGATGTGAGTTTCCTCTTTTAAGCGTATGCCTTTACCCATAGGATCTTCATCAGGGACAGCTTTTACTGAATATCCCTTATTCAGCTCTGGGGGGTATGTAGCTTGATTATGATGCCCCTTAGACTCCGTATCAACATATCTGATGGGATTTGCCTCCACCATTGGAGTTTGCTTGTTATCTTCAGGGGGTTCATAGCTCCTGATGACATGAACAACTTCAGTCCTTGTCTCAGTGATCATTGGGGGGGCTGGGATGTCCTGAAAGGGGGCCTTTGGACCCATGCCTTCAGCGCTCTGGGGGGCAGAGGGTGTTCTTTCACTTCTAGTCTCAAAGCCACTGTCTGAGAGGGGACTTTTATCTTGTTCATGAGATATATCATCAGGGGATTCCAGCACGGTGTCAGCACCAAAAAGTGCATCTGCTACTTTACTCAGTTCTTTGTCTGAAGGTGAAGCTCGCATGGTTGTTGGAGGCATTTTCAGCTTTTGCTCCTGAACTGCCATGGTGGGTTTCAAGACACGTTTTTGCTTCTCCTTGCCATCCGCTTCTCTTTTCCCCTCCTCCACCGTATGCATTTTGGAGAAAGAACTACTACCGACATCGTTGACCAGGTAGTCGACGACTTTAGAGAGATTGAAGTCTCTATCTTGTACTGGTTTTGCTTTTGCTTGAGGGACCACAGTCTCGTATCTTGGGGGATAGCTCCAGTTGCTTGGTGGTTGTTCCACCGGTACTTTTGAGAAGCGGATATCATCCAAGCTCCCCCTTGCTGTGGAATCTTTTGCGGTGTCTTGAGTAAGGATTTCACTTACTTTCACCAGATCTTGTTTTACTCTCTCCACAATCCTATATGGCTCTTCGTCTTCTACCTTTGCTGCTGAACCAGACGGAAAACTTTTATTGGCTGTGGAACTTGGGTCGGTCTGCAAAATGGCTGACATTCTTATGAGGTCCTCTTTCATGTCAGCGACATCTTTCAGGATTTCTTGACTGGATGACAACGGGGATGTTGTGTTTGACTTCAAACCAGAGGGGAGATGAGAAGATTTGGTTGGGGAAAGAGTTCTTGCTAAGGATGACTGTAACTGGGGATTCATTTCAGGGGGAACAGCTTTGCGTGGGGACAGAATGGCAGCAGTTGACCTGGACACCTCTGGCAACTTCTTAAACTGTGGCTCTGGCAGTACGTTTATAACAGAATACACTGGAACCGTCACTGTGTTGGAGGTTGCAGCAGTGGTGGCACTCGGAGGGGATCTTAGCGAGTTGTAAAGGGAACTAGAAGCTGAGGATCTAATGGACTGATACGAGGACGAAGCAGACGAGGACAAAGACTTTAAGGTGCCGTAGCCAGCCGAGCAAGAATTTAATGTTTTTTCAACCTCATCAAATGCTGCGTTGACACTGGTGGTTGCAGCGTTGGTGGTTGCTTGTATTCTTTCTTGGAGGCTGCTGGCGAGGAGAGAGGTCGGGGAGGAGGAACGGTACTGTACTTGCGGCGCTGTTCCATTGATCAGAGCTGCAGCACTTTGAGGGGGGTTGGATTTGAGAGGTGACGACAGAGAGGAGAAGAGGTTCCTTGGCGGGCCTGGCGCATCTGAGGAAAAGGAACGAACAGAGGAGAGGCCAGGGACGGTTTTGATTGGTGAGGATGACGACGATACCGGACCGGCGGATCCCCCCACACCGGTCTTGTATGCCAGGGGTGAACTGAACATACTTAAAGACGATTTGGGAGATGTTGGAGGTGTCATGGCTATTGATGTCCTCTCAAGAAGAGAACCTCCTCCTGCAGACGTGGGTATAGGGGAGGTCCTGGCTGAAGCACTT of Entelurus aequoreus isolate RoL-2023_Sb linkage group LG09, RoL_Eaeq_v1.1, whole genome shotgun sequence contains these proteins:
- the LOC133657617 gene encoding ankyrin-3-like isoform X16 — its product is MAHAASQLKKNRGEVDVNALEDEKEKRRKSRRAMSREQKRKSDSNASYLRAARAGNLEKVLDYLKSGVEINICNQNGLNALHLASKEGHVEVVAELLKLEAAVDAATKKGNTALHIASLAGQADVVKELVTNAANVNAQSQNGFTPLYMAAQENHLEVVRFLLENSASQSMATEDGFTPLAVALQQGHDQVVSLLLENDTKGKVRLPALHIAARKDDTKAAALLLQNDHNADVESKMMNRTTESGFTPLHIAAHYGNINVATLLLNRGAAVDFMARNDITPLHVASKRGNSNMVKLLLDRGSKIEAKTKDGLTPLHCGARSGHAQVVEILLDRGAPVLSKTKNGLSALHMATQGDHLNCVQFLLQHDVPVDDVTNDYLTALHVAAHCGHYKVAKLIVDKKANPNAKALNGFTPLHIACKKNRVKVMELLLKHGASIQAVTESGLTPIHVAAFMGHENIVHALTNHGASPNTTNVRGETALHMAARAGQADVVRYLLKNGAKVETKSKDDQTALHISSRLGKVDIVQQLLQSGASANAATTSGYTPLHLAAREGHQDVATMLLENGASMSSSTKKGFSPLHVAAKYGKMEVASLLLQKRAAPDAAGKSGLTPLHVAAHYDNQRVALLLLDQGASPHAAAKNGYTPLHIAAKKNQMDIGTTLLEYGADTNAMTRQGISPIHLAAQEGSVDLVSLLLAKSAAVNICNKSGLTPLHLAAQEDKVNVAEVLLNHGADVSPQTKMGYTPLHVACHYGNAKMANFLMQNHARVNGKTKSGYTPLHQAAQQGHTHIINLLLQHGASASDLTTNGNTALSMARRLGYISVVDTLKPVTDENLNTVSTAEKHKVNVPETMNEFLDMSDDEAWANVPERLDEDSLSDDHEGEDALTGDTDKYLRPQDLKELGDDSLPHEGYLGFSIGARSASPRISSDRSNTLNRSSFARDSMMIEEILAPTKDTLQSVCKDISYLVDPLNKHLAVTRDYNSDCMRRYSWTPDMVDHSHNIASSPIHSGFLVSFMVDARGGSMRGSRHNGMRIIIPPRKCTAPTRITCRLAKRHKLAYPPPMVEGEGLVSRLVEVGPAGAQFLGPVIVEIPHFGSMREKERELIVLRSDNGDTWREHQLDSTQEELSELLTGMDEELDSPIELEKKRICRIVTRDFPQYFAVVSRIKQESNHMGPDGGVLSSSTVPMVQASFPQGALTKKIRVGLQAQPVPDDLVRAVLGNRATFSPIVTVEPRRRKFHKPITMTIPVPPRSAEGHPSGRRGDAAPCLRLLCSITGGTSPAQWEDITGTTPLSFVTDCVSFTTNVSARFWLADCHQIPETVSLASQLYRELICVPYLAKFVVFAKTNDPVEARLRCFCMTDDKVDKTLEQQENFEEVARSKDIEVLEGKPIHVDCYGNLSPLAKSGQQLVFNFYSFKENRLPFNVKIRDLGQEPCGRLSFLKEPKSSKGVTQAAICNLNITLPAHRKDVESDPDDETEKPERRHTFASLALRKRYSYLTDPAAKTPDRSPQRAQPSGNPHKPVFPTRSYQAWSPVPVAVAGQAKSGFGSLSSSSSNTPSASPLKSVWSINSASPVKTNITGSPSSVNKSVSDAASPIRSYRTISSPIKTVVQQHAQYPSQVAPSHLASPAKSASARTSPIPTSAGGGSLLERTSIAMTPPTSPKSSLSMFSSPLAYKTGVGGSAGPVSSSSSPIKTVPGLSSVRSFSSDAPGPPRNLFSSLSSPLKSNPPQSAAALINGTAPQVQYRSSSPTSLLASSLQERIQATTNAATTSVNAAFDEVEKTLNSCSAGYGTLKSLSSSASSSYQSIRSSASSSLYNSLRSPPSATTAATSNTVTVPVYSVINVLPEPQFKKLPEVSRSTAAILSPRKAVPPEMNPQLQSSLARTLSPTKSSHLPSGLKSNTTSPLSSSQEILKDVADMKEDLIRMSAILQTDPSSTANKSFPSGSAAKVEDEEPYRIVERVKQDLVKVSEILTQDTAKDSTARGSLDDIRFSKVPVEQPPSNWSYPPRYETVVPQAKAKPVQDRDFNLSKVVDYLVNDVGSSSFSKMHTVEEGKREADGKEKQKRVLKPTMAVQEQKLKMPPTTMRASPSDKELSKVADALFGADTVLESPDDISHEQDKSPLSDSGFETRSERTPSAPQSAEGMGPKAPFQDIPAPPMITETRTEVVHVIRSYEPPEDNKQTPMVEANPIRYVDTESKGHHNQATYPPELNKGYSVKAVPDEDPMGKGIRLKEETHITTTTRMVYHKPSGSEAVSERCEETMSVHDIMKAFQSGKDPSRELAGLFEHKTSNEETSQRVLEDIKPKVERIIEVHIEKGNKTEPTEVIIRETKNHSENEMYYYPGTRKEDWEPEEPPTYLDASRFNPMSQEDSRPSSAQLMADESYKTLKLLSQQSVEYNEDESSELRGGSYNFAEKMLLSDQFDQSHPDIEEHVKERSHIHSPDRSEGRSGGPRTEYIFRSSRNVFDASGRMASVDDNFDTMTLLQHSSEPGSPKQSVWMRVSTDETDRKEREQLIYEERVDRTVKEAEEKLSEVSQFFRDKTEQLNDELSSPEKKSRRPDFRESRSGPSSTHSSPERSVYRNGASGEEWSRERLRDRFGASERKCASLPSSPERRVLLQYSDSDARDGKSNASEVSKPFQMSSSKVSAVRLKFEQEAQKQGRVSQVGPNPNPPIRKLHESKLPVYQVFAGSNIPSTPDSPLNQRRALESESRFSPGQQSSEKNPEDKKSFKTWESQGYGTYKPQSPKLAHSLGHDSIKDDNNSESQRQETSKKIIYTEFVVRENQNSNDGLKKNSESQIPVRKPSNLSENRSSPFLKLDASVESHEKDGSRTPILARNPIHSSFESNKSTCGSSGKSTDSDCSQSNITCNGLDSDQVEYLDHGAPVVVTEGFKDIKPLPVYVSIQVGKQYEKETASGQLGTYKKIVSHESRTVHETRGTFYSAKQKQSTSPQGGPEDGTLEQVTFIDSSGKSPVTPEAPSSEEVSLASRMPDSVIGSMTGMPSPIPEESEEEDGKTFIYKETLRDKSKQPSSENHSKKQEADQHKSKGKRVPYIEFPPPPPLDTEQSDPEKRKSCASSETETEMMEVNLQEEHDKHLIAEPIIRVQPPSPIPPGADNSDSSDDESVFHPIPVKRYTFKMKEEGDKRSKPRRSEKNGNKESSVNGVVKEEDVDMEQNGNDQSITDCSIATTAEFSHDTDATEIDSLDGYDFQEDDDGLSEDLKTSSLSNDGKAAERSFGQSKLEVIEEEKCEEGGNHGTSKANPSSSKSSGEEDFTVEGRHPERQSFDDNYFGHQLEEELNATFKTVATKGLDFDPWSTKGSDNEGVYESKTKDEDPKPFGLSVEDKSQATTPDTTPARTPTDESTPTSEPNPFPFHEGKMFEMTRSGAIDMSKRDFVEERLQFFQIGEHSSDPLTGEKGRGGKILGVVSSQSKTGERATIDGKVTVIDTTTGNSSSTTPAATAKCSPSHPGSDTGNAGIEVPTCEAIAETASSCTITASKVDPKLRTPIKMGITASITVKKDSGDLGDFKTEISEGQVVPEYISIEGQCTERQTSKDTEANSEKRDYPTENCNNNNNLESSSIQANYIQCGSVVFNLQSSSEPTLQKASRVETLCCRDLEEKVDIRSQVQQQREPVKDSEVKLPRSRLPVKASGRSLHTQGTAIGKQKPKQAVTIETRKRGAPAIAKVEPRSRIPIKDIKKSSATATVSTPQSVRVRSVPTRPLGTERAAIKLPSRLPLKDRHQVSKVSSQRASRQEKPSEVCKRTIEYFKDISGETIKLVDRLSDEEKQKQTDQSEEDSTSRSTSLSDTSQPSQPSQPSHSSRSGKGSRAEAGAPSVGAKMATTDRASGSQRSRRSRRTGGKEGSQGLAGSRTPPIAEIKPSPQSPCERTDLRMAIVADHLGLSWTELAREMNFTVDEINHVRLENPNSLTAQSFMLLKKWVSREGKNATTDSLTAVLTKVNRMDIVNLLEGPIFDYGWPSESSSVNVEPPTPGRSVSSELPDRRESHEISSDSITSSSRADPGRSRHNGENSKNSPQDASSESASGRKEEEGALVSEKKVQQRLGSDSGSEEEQTVTTRIFRRRIILKGEEAKNLTGESVTEEHYFDDDGNLISRKQVIRRVIRRMYASTPDHSPVLQDHGPEKEGGSRNSRRNEDRRPGDKKFHS